A DNA window from Eremothecium cymbalariae DBVPG#7215 chromosome 3, complete sequence contains the following coding sequences:
- the GPI15 gene encoding phosphatidylinositol N-acetylglucosaminyltransferase GPI15 (similar to Ashbya gossypii ADL220C): MNLNIERDLTGFCIKFEVRPVNFFMLRIMKLCIWILLQILGYFLIHYISLREKVIFVKILFSSITLFLIRTPTIDSFYVFRDYGIQISTTRGCVLLPQKLNDVLFETKTFIPTDEIVDVVINEGIQGFSVIFYLCAIVKRSKKLHIIFPVCISTYPKILRGIFY; the protein is encoded by the coding sequence GAGGGATTTGACAGGATTTTGTATTAAATTCGAGGTTAGACCagttaatttttttatgcTAAGAATAATGAAACTTTGTATATGGATTTTACTGCAAATATTGGGCTACTTCCTAATACATTACATTTCTCTTAGAGAGAAGGTGATCTTCgtaaaaatattattctctTCGATCACCTTATTCTTAATAAGAACTCCAACAATTGATTCTTTTTACGTTTTCAGAGATTATGGTATCCAAATATCGACTACTAGAGGTTGTGTACTTCTTCCCCAAAAGTTAAACGATGTTTTATTCGAGACGAAGACCTTTATACCAACTGATGAGATAGTAGATGTTGTCATTAATGAGGGGATTCAAGGGTTTTCTGTCATATTTTATCTCTGTGCAATCGTTAAAAGATCGAAGAAATTGCATATAATATTCCCGGTATGTATATCCAcatatccaaaaattctGAGAGGTATATTTTACTAA